From the Gordonia bronchialis DSM 43247 genome, one window contains:
- the infA gene encoding translation initiation factor IF-1, with protein MAKKDGAIEVEGRVIEPLPNAMFRIELENGHKVLAHISGKMRQHYIRILPEDRVVVELSPYDLGRGRIVYRYK; from the coding sequence ATGGCGAAGAAAGACGGGGCCATCGAGGTCGAGGGTCGAGTGATCGAACCCCTGCCCAATGCGATGTTTCGCATTGAGTTGGAGAACGGGCACAAGGTTCTCGCTCACATCAGCGGCAAGATGCGGCAGCACTACATCCGCATCCTGCCGGAGGACCGGGTCGTCGTGGAACTCTCGCCCTACGACCTCGGTCGTGGGCGCATCGTTTATCGGTACAAGTAG
- a CDS encoding phage holin family protein → MKAFVIQTAFTGFALWIASLIVPGVDFVGGSNNWEKLGIVLVVAVIFGVVNAIIKPIVQILAIPFYILTLGLIHIVINAFMLEITAWITRNTTHWGLEVDDFFWSAILGAIVVSLVGWGVSMLLKEPVR, encoded by the coding sequence ATGAAGGCGTTCGTGATTCAGACGGCATTCACCGGCTTCGCGCTGTGGATCGCCTCGCTCATCGTTCCTGGTGTCGACTTCGTCGGCGGTTCCAACAATTGGGAGAAGCTCGGCATCGTCCTGGTGGTCGCCGTGATCTTCGGCGTCGTCAACGCGATCATCAAACCGATCGTGCAGATCCTCGCGATCCCGTTCTACATTCTCACCCTCGGGCTGATCCACATCGTGATCAACGCTTTCATGCTGGAGATCACCGCGTGGATCACCCGGAACACCACGCACTGGGGCCTGGAGGTCGACGACTTCTTCTGGTCGGCGATTCTCGGCGCGATCGTCGTGTCGCTGGTTGGTTGGGGTGTCTCCATGCTGCTGAAGGAACCGGTCCGATGA
- the truA gene encoding tRNA pseudouridine(38-40) synthase TruA, producing MTEPAVTDAGDSGFCRLRLDVGYEGTDFAGWARQTDQRTVGAVLEDTLATVLRIPVRLTVAGRTDAGVHATGQVCHTDIPVSALQTRSIGGDPSLLVGRLAKMLPDDVRVKEIASVSGDFDARFSALRRHYEYRLTDARWGAEPIHARTTATWRRPLDVDAMNAASASLLGLNDFAAFCRRREGATTIRDLQQFSWTRHAGGVLVGQVSADAFCWSMVRSLVGAVASVGDGRRDIDWCRGLLAETQRSSQVPVADACGLCLVRVDYPADDELAERNTVTRDVRRAGGCCGG from the coding sequence ATGACAGAACCCGCTGTCACCGATGCCGGTGACAGCGGGTTCTGTCGTTTACGCCTCGATGTCGGTTACGAAGGAACCGATTTCGCGGGCTGGGCGCGGCAGACGGATCAACGGACGGTGGGCGCCGTTCTCGAGGACACCCTGGCGACGGTGCTGCGGATTCCGGTGCGGCTGACCGTCGCCGGGCGCACCGACGCCGGGGTGCACGCCACCGGGCAGGTGTGCCATACCGACATTCCCGTCTCCGCGCTGCAGACACGCAGTATCGGCGGTGACCCGTCGCTGTTGGTCGGGCGCCTCGCGAAGATGCTGCCCGACGATGTCCGGGTCAAGGAAATCGCCTCGGTGAGTGGCGATTTCGACGCCCGGTTCTCGGCCCTGCGGCGCCACTACGAGTATCGGCTCACCGACGCCCGCTGGGGTGCGGAACCCATCCACGCGCGCACCACGGCCACGTGGCGTCGGCCGCTCGACGTCGATGCGATGAACGCCGCGTCAGCCTCACTGTTGGGGCTCAACGACTTTGCCGCGTTCTGTCGTCGTCGCGAGGGTGCCACGACGATCCGGGATCTTCAGCAGTTCTCGTGGACACGGCACGCCGGCGGGGTGCTGGTGGGGCAGGTGAGCGCCGACGCGTTCTGCTGGTCGATGGTGCGCTCACTGGTCGGGGCGGTCGCAAGTGTCGGCGATGGCCGTCGCGATATCGACTGGTGTCGTGGACTTCTCGCCGAAACACAGCGCAGCAGCCAGGTCCCGGTCGCCGATGCCTGCGGGTTGTGCCTGGTGCGTGTCGACTATCCGGCCGATGATGAACTCGCCGAACGCAATACGGTCACCAGAGACGTGCGACGGGCCGGCGGGTGTTGCGGCGGGTGA
- a CDS encoding DNA-directed RNA polymerase subunit alpha yields the protein MLISQRPTLTEEILADNRSKFVIEPLEPGFGYTLGNSLRRTLLSSIPGAAITSIRIDGVLHEFTTVPGVKEDVTDIILNLKGLVVSSEEDEPVTMYVRKQGPGTVTGADIVPPAGVTVHNPDLHIATLNDKGKLEIELVVERGRGYVPAVQNKASGAEIGRIPVDSIYSPVLKVTYKVEATRVEQRTDFDRLVLDVETKNSISARDALASAGKTLVELFGLARELNVEAEGIEIGPSPAEADHIASFSLPIEDLELTVRSYNCLKREGVHTVGELVARTESDLLDIRNFGQKSIDEVKVKLHALGLSLKDSPASFDPSQVAGYDPATGTWSDDASFDADSGEDFAETEQL from the coding sequence ATGCTCATCTCACAGCGACCCACACTGACCGAGGAGATCCTCGCCGACAACCGGTCGAAGTTCGTCATCGAACCGCTCGAGCCCGGCTTCGGCTACACCCTCGGCAACTCGCTGCGTCGTACCCTGCTCAGCTCGATCCCGGGTGCTGCCATCACCAGCATCCGCATCGACGGTGTGCTCCACGAGTTCACCACCGTCCCCGGGGTCAAGGAGGATGTCACCGACATCATCTTGAACCTCAAGGGCCTCGTGGTGAGCTCCGAAGAGGACGAGCCGGTCACCATGTACGTGCGTAAGCAGGGTCCGGGCACCGTCACCGGCGCCGACATCGTGCCGCCGGCCGGCGTCACCGTGCACAACCCCGATCTGCACATCGCCACCCTGAACGACAAGGGCAAGCTCGAGATCGAGCTCGTCGTCGAGCGGGGCCGCGGCTACGTCCCGGCCGTGCAGAACAAGGCGTCGGGTGCCGAGATCGGCCGGATTCCGGTCGACTCGATCTACTCGCCGGTGCTCAAGGTGACCTACAAGGTCGAGGCCACCCGTGTGGAGCAGCGCACCGACTTCGATCGGCTCGTGCTCGACGTGGAGACCAAGAACTCGATCAGCGCGCGTGATGCGCTGGCGTCCGCGGGCAAGACCCTCGTCGAACTCTTCGGGCTCGCCCGGGAGCTCAACGTGGAGGCCGAGGGCATCGAGATCGGTCCGTCGCCGGCCGAGGCCGACCACATCGCGTCGTTCAGCCTGCCGATCGAAGATCTCGAGCTGACCGTCCGGTCCTACAACTGCCTCAAGCGCGAGGGTGTGCACACCGTCGGCGAGCTGGTTGCCCGGACCGAGTCGGATCTGCTCGACATCCGCAACTTCGGGCAGAAGTCGATCGATGAGGTCAAGGTCAAGCTGCACGCTCTGGGTCTGTCCCTCAAGGACAGCCCGGCCAGCTTCGACCCGTCGCAGGTCGCCGGTTACGACCCGGCCACCGGCACGTGGTCGGATGACGCGTCCTTCGACGCCGATTCCGGTGAGGATTTCGCAGAGACCGAGCAGCTGTAA
- a CDS encoding TM2 domain-containing protein produces MTYPSHLPFDDGNSDPLAPTYRAQPGYPAPHPGMPSVYGVPQPAYFVAPVPPVYGLYPGAADPLAPFGRDPLTGEPLSDKSKVAAGLLQLFLGGFGVGRFYLGHGGVGAAQLCLTIVGWLLAIFFVGFILLFAVSIWALVDAVMMFTGSVRDSRGYKLRS; encoded by the coding sequence GTGACCTACCCCTCGCACCTACCGTTCGACGACGGGAACTCCGACCCGCTGGCGCCGACCTATCGCGCCCAACCCGGTTACCCGGCACCCCATCCCGGGATGCCGTCGGTGTACGGCGTGCCGCAGCCCGCCTACTTCGTGGCTCCGGTCCCGCCGGTCTATGGTCTCTACCCCGGCGCTGCCGATCCCCTGGCCCCCTTCGGCCGGGACCCGCTGACCGGTGAACCGTTGTCCGACAAATCGAAGGTCGCCGCCGGTCTCCTGCAGCTGTTTCTCGGCGGGTTCGGCGTGGGCAGGTTCTACCTCGGGCATGGCGGCGTCGGTGCCGCACAGCTGTGCTTGACGATCGTCGGGTGGCTACTCGCGATCTTTTTCGTCGGGTTCATCCTGCTGTTCGCGGTCAGCATCTGGGCACTCGTCGACGCGGTCATGATGTTCACCGGCAGCGTGCGCGACAGCCGCGGTTACAAACTGCGATCCTGA
- the rpsK gene encoding 30S ribosomal protein S11 translates to MPPKSRSAGPKKGARRRDKKNVPHGTAHIKSTFNNTIVSISDPNGNVISWASSGHVGFKGSRKSTPFAAQLAAENAARKAQEHGVKKVDVFVKGPGSGRETAIRSLQAAGLEVGTISDVTPQPHNGCRPPKRRRV, encoded by the coding sequence ATGCCTCCTAAGTCACGTAGCGCAGGCCCCAAGAAGGGCGCACGCCGTCGCGATAAGAAGAACGTCCCGCACGGCACCGCACACATCAAGTCGACGTTCAACAACACCATCGTGTCGATCAGCGACCCCAACGGCAACGTCATCAGCTGGGCGTCGTCGGGTCACGTCGGATTCAAGGGCTCGCGCAAGAGCACCCCGTTCGCGGCTCAGCTCGCGGCCGAGAACGCTGCGCGCAAGGCCCAGGAACACGGCGTCAAGAAGGTCGACGTCTTCGTCAAGGGACCGGGCTCGGGTCGTGAGACCGCGATCCGTTCCCTGCAGGCAGCCGGCCTCGAGGTCGGCACCATTTCCGATGTCACCCCGCAGCCGCACAACGGTTGCCGTCCGCCCAAGCGGCGTCGGGTCTAG
- the rpsD gene encoding 30S ribosomal protein S4, translating to MARYTGPATKKSRRLRVDLIGGDQAFERRPYPPGQHGRSRIKESEYLQQLQEKQKARFTYGVLEKQFRRYYEEANRRNGKTGDELLRILETRLDNVVYRAGLARTRRQARQMVSHGHFTVNGVKVDVPSYRVGQYDIIDVRPKSLQTVPFQIAKEIQGDRPVPGWLQVVPSTLRILVHNVPERAQIDVPLTEQLIVEFYSK from the coding sequence ATGGCTCGTTATACCGGCCCCGCAACCAAGAAGTCCCGTCGCCTTCGGGTCGACCTCATCGGAGGAGACCAGGCGTTCGAGCGTCGCCCCTACCCGCCCGGCCAGCACGGCCGTTCGCGGATCAAGGAGAGCGAGTACCTGCAGCAGCTGCAGGAGAAGCAGAAGGCCCGCTTCACCTACGGAGTGCTGGAAAAGCAGTTCCGTCGCTACTACGAAGAGGCCAATCGTCGTAACGGCAAGACCGGCGACGAGCTGCTGCGCATCCTCGAGACCCGTCTGGACAACGTCGTGTACCGCGCCGGCCTGGCCCGGACCCGTCGTCAGGCCCGCCAGATGGTCAGCCACGGCCACTTCACCGTCAACGGTGTGAAGGTCGACGTGCCCAGCTACCGCGTCGGCCAGTACGACATCATCGACGTCCGGCCGAAGTCGCTGCAGACCGTCCCGTTCCAGATCGCCAAGGAGATCCAGGGCGATCGTCCGGTTCCGGGCTGGCTGCAGGTGGTTCCGTCGACGCTGCGCATCCTCGTGCACAACGTGCCCGAGCGCGCTCAGATCGACGTGCCGCTGACAGAACAGCTCATCGTCGAGTTCTACTCGAAGTAA
- a CDS encoding variant leucine-rich repeat-containing protein, translating to MMLELLATLDPTSLSPDSVDTDVLAKGRGGGGKGFKVSAPIVLIIIAAIIGAIARFCWPRRDQIVAYLQSAASGGPAGPGGPGRRGSPAQPSPGDVQVALDPRTPSDTLVHMVNNAPPLRPYVAANPSTEPGLLNYLGGLGDPAVNQALAARGGPAGMAPGPAAPQTGRPGPVHATTPPGLVKQFPGHQSPSAPGSSGPFPTGPAHIPPGAPDPRRMPPPGSIPPGPPPRW from the coding sequence ATGATGCTGGAGCTGCTGGCCACCCTCGATCCCACATCCCTCTCCCCCGATTCGGTCGACACCGATGTCCTCGCCAAGGGTCGCGGCGGTGGCGGAAAGGGCTTCAAGGTCTCCGCTCCGATCGTGTTGATCATCATCGCGGCGATCATCGGCGCGATCGCCCGCTTCTGCTGGCCCCGGCGCGACCAGATCGTGGCGTACCTGCAGTCCGCCGCGTCCGGCGGACCAGCCGGGCCAGGCGGCCCGGGCAGGCGGGGCAGCCCGGCCCAGCCGTCACCTGGTGATGTCCAGGTCGCACTCGACCCGCGGACACCGTCGGACACCTTGGTGCACATGGTGAACAACGCGCCACCGTTGCGGCCCTACGTCGCAGCAAACCCGAGCACCGAGCCGGGGTTGCTGAATTACCTGGGCGGACTTGGCGATCCGGCGGTCAACCAGGCGCTCGCCGCGCGAGGTGGACCGGCCGGGATGGCGCCGGGGCCGGCGGCGCCCCAGACCGGTCGCCCCGGCCCGGTCCATGCAACCACGCCACCCGGGCTGGTCAAACAGTTCCCCGGGCACCAATCCCCTTCGGCCCCCGGCAGTTCTGGCCCGTTCCCCACCGGACCGGCTCACATACCACCCGGCGCGCCTGATCCCCGACGGATGCCACCTCCCGGTTCGATACCGCCCGGTCCGCCGCCACGCTGGTAG
- the rpmJ gene encoding 50S ribosomal protein L36, with protein sequence MKVQPSVKPICEKCKVIRRNGRVMVICENLRHKQRQG encoded by the coding sequence GTGAAGGTTCAGCCGAGCGTCAAGCCGATCTGCGAGAAGTGCAAGGTGATCCGCCGTAACGGTCGGGTCATGGTGATCTGCGAGAACCTGCGCCACAAGCAGCGTCAGGGCTGA
- the rpsM gene encoding 30S ribosomal protein S13 produces MARVAGVDLPREKRLEIALTYIYGVGRTTSKEILEGTGLSPDLRAKDLTDADVAKLREYIEASVKVEGDLRREVQADIRRKIEIGCYQGLRHRRGLPVRGQRTKTNARTRKGPKKTIAGKKK; encoded by the coding sequence ATGGCACGTGTTGCAGGTGTGGACCTCCCCCGTGAGAAGCGGCTGGAGATCGCACTGACCTACATCTATGGAGTGGGACGTACCACCTCCAAGGAGATCCTCGAGGGGACCGGGCTCAGCCCCGACCTCCGCGCCAAGGATCTCACCGACGCAGACGTCGCGAAGCTGCGTGAGTACATCGAGGCCTCGGTGAAGGTCGAGGGTGACCTGCGCCGCGAGGTGCAGGCCGATATCCGTCGCAAGATCGAGATCGGCTGCTACCAGGGTCTGCGCCACCGTCGTGGCCTGCCCGTCCGTGGCCAGCGCACCAAGACCAATGCCCGCACTCGCAAGGGCCCGAAGAAGACCATCGCCGGGAAGAAGAAGTAA
- the rplQ gene encoding 50S ribosomal protein L17 encodes MPKPTKGARLGGSASHQKAMLANLATSLFEHGRITTTEAKAKRLRPYAEKLITHAKAGKLANRREVLKVIRDKDVVHTLFDEIGPHFADRNGGYTRIIKTLPRKGDNAPMAVIELVRESTASSEASRATRVAASKKAAEDKLDATEEVVAEDAPENVVEAVEADADDAAVENADAVAEAVDDESTAATAPEAEGADVDGDDKK; translated from the coding sequence ATGCCCAAGCCCACCAAGGGTGCCCGCCTCGGCGGGTCGGCCAGCCACCAGAAGGCAATGCTGGCGAATCTCGCCACCTCGCTCTTCGAGCACGGTCGAATCACCACCACCGAGGCCAAGGCCAAGCGGCTGCGCCCGTACGCCGAGAAGCTGATCACCCACGCCAAGGCCGGCAAGCTGGCCAACCGTCGTGAGGTCCTCAAGGTGATCCGCGACAAGGACGTCGTGCACACGCTGTTCGACGAGATCGGCCCGCACTTCGCCGATCGCAACGGTGGATACACCCGCATCATCAAGACGCTGCCGCGCAAGGGCGACAACGCCCCGATGGCCGTGATCGAGCTGGTGCGTGAGTCCACCGCGTCGAGCGAGGCAAGCCGCGCAACCCGCGTGGCCGCTTCGAAGAAAGCCGCAGAGGACAAGCTCGACGCGACCGAAGAGGTCGTTGCCGAGGATGCCCCGGAGAACGTCGTCGAGGCCGTTGAGGCCGACGCCGACGACGCGGCCGTCGAGAACGCCGACGCCGTGGCCGAGGCTGTTGACGACGAGTCGACCGCCGCCACCGCTCCCGAGGCCGAGGGTGCCGACGTCGACGGCGACGACAAGAAGTAG
- the dtd gene encoding D-aminoacyl-tRNA deacylase: MRAVIQRVSQASVTVDGTVVGELELDGGTQGLVALIGVTHDDTTAHAAKLADKIWRLRILDGERSAADVAAPILAISQFTLYANTAKGRRPSWNAAAPGPVAEPLVEAVVTELRRLGATVATGTFGAHMQVSLVNDGPVTIIVDV; this comes from the coding sequence ATGCGAGCAGTGATCCAGCGCGTGAGTCAGGCAAGTGTGACCGTCGACGGGACCGTCGTCGGCGAACTCGAATTGGACGGCGGAACACAGGGATTGGTGGCGCTGATCGGAGTCACCCACGACGACACCACCGCCCACGCCGCGAAGCTCGCCGACAAGATCTGGCGTCTGCGCATCCTCGACGGCGAACGCAGCGCCGCCGACGTCGCGGCCCCCATCCTGGCGATCAGCCAGTTCACTCTCTACGCCAACACCGCGAAGGGCCGTCGCCCGTCGTGGAACGCGGCCGCGCCGGGTCCGGTGGCCGAGCCACTCGTCGAAGCAGTGGTGACCGAACTACGACGACTCGGCGCCACCGTCGCGACCGGCACCTTCGGCGCGCACATGCAGGTGTCGCTGGTCAACGACGGGCCGGTGACCATCATCGTCGACGTCTGA
- a CDS encoding SIMPL domain-containing protein: MTVRRAGIGVAAMVGVAALVTGCGDDASDTAQRTVTVVGSGTVSGTPDTLRADIGIEATGADVSAALDEANTRVRVVTDAVAGAGVPRTDIQTQQVTLSPQYASPVPGSAGQITGYQATNTIRVIIRDLPKASGVLKAAVDAGGNNTRISNVSFAIDDNSNLMSRAREAAFTDARTRAEQYATLADDSLGQVITIKETTSGDEQPAPYQRDVASSPVPLEPGQQRLTFSVTVTYALN, translated from the coding sequence ATGACCGTGCGTCGCGCCGGCATCGGCGTGGCAGCGATGGTCGGTGTCGCGGCGCTGGTGACCGGGTGTGGTGACGACGCCTCGGACACCGCGCAACGCACCGTCACCGTGGTGGGTTCGGGAACGGTGAGCGGCACGCCCGACACGCTGCGCGCCGACATCGGGATCGAGGCGACCGGCGCCGACGTGTCCGCCGCCCTCGACGAGGCCAACACCAGGGTCCGCGTGGTCACCGATGCTGTCGCCGGCGCCGGTGTCCCCCGCACGGACATCCAGACCCAGCAGGTCACGCTCAGCCCGCAGTACGCGTCGCCGGTTCCCGGAAGTGCCGGTCAGATCACCGGGTATCAGGCCACCAACACGATCCGAGTCATCATCCGCGACCTCCCCAAGGCCTCCGGCGTGCTGAAGGCCGCGGTCGACGCCGGCGGCAACAACACTCGCATCAGCAACGTCAGCTTCGCCATCGACGACAACTCGAACCTGATGAGCCGGGCACGCGAGGCCGCGTTCACCGACGCCCGCACCCGAGCCGAGCAGTACGCCACCCTCGCCGACGACTCACTCGGTCAGGTCATCACCATCAAGGAGACGACGAGCGGCGACGAACAACCCGCCCCCTACCAGCGGGACGTGGCGTCGTCGCCGGTTCCGCTGGAGCCCGGACAGCAGCGGCTCACCTTCTCGGTCACCGTGACCTATGCGCTGAACTGA
- a CDS encoding LLM class F420-dependent oxidoreductase, whose amino-acid sequence MTTSSEKSAHIQRFGTHGTWGWFGQFSPEEAAQIEELGYGAIWLGGSPKHLRPVHKVLAATQNITVATGIVNIWNTDAATIAGEYADLENEFPGRFYLGIGAGHPEATAEYTKPYDAVSRYLDVLDEHGVPAERRLLAALGPRMLRLSADRALGAHPYLTPPAHTKIARETLGEGVLLAPEHKVVVDTDPAAARAVGRPPVDQPYLHLRNYTSNLKRLGWTDADIENGGSDELIDALVAHGDAAAVRRQVDEHLAAGADHVAVQVLGSETPVEQLAAIIKA is encoded by the coding sequence ATGACGACATCATCGGAGAAGTCTGCGCACATCCAACGATTCGGTACGCACGGCACGTGGGGCTGGTTCGGTCAGTTCTCCCCTGAGGAGGCCGCCCAGATCGAGGAACTCGGCTACGGCGCGATCTGGCTGGGTGGTTCGCCCAAACATCTGCGGCCCGTCCACAAGGTGCTCGCAGCGACACAGAACATCACTGTGGCCACCGGCATCGTGAACATCTGGAACACCGATGCCGCGACGATCGCCGGCGAGTACGCCGATCTGGAAAATGAGTTCCCGGGTCGCTTCTACCTCGGGATCGGCGCCGGTCATCCGGAGGCCACCGCCGAATACACCAAGCCGTACGACGCGGTGAGCCGCTACCTCGACGTCCTCGACGAGCACGGTGTACCCGCCGAACGCAGGTTGCTCGCCGCGCTCGGCCCGCGCATGCTGCGGCTCTCCGCTGACCGCGCGCTCGGCGCGCACCCCTACCTGACCCCGCCGGCGCATACGAAGATCGCCCGGGAAACCCTCGGCGAGGGGGTCCTGCTGGCACCTGAGCACAAGGTCGTCGTCGATACCGATCCGGCGGCCGCGCGCGCGGTCGGCCGCCCGCCGGTGGATCAGCCGTACCTGCATCTGCGCAACTACACCTCGAACCTGAAGCGACTCGGGTGGACCGACGCCGACATCGAGAACGGCGGCAGCGACGAGCTCATCGACGCGCTGGTGGCACACGGAGATGCGGCCGCGGTTCGACGGCAGGTGGACGAGCATCTTGCTGCCGGCGCCGACCATGTGGCGGTGCAGGTCCTAGGGTCGGAGACTCCCGTCGAGCAACTGGCCGCGATCATCAAGGCGTGA